In Primulina huaijiensis isolate GDHJ02 chromosome 4, ASM1229523v2, whole genome shotgun sequence, a genomic segment contains:
- the LOC140975605 gene encoding transcription factor BIM1-like isoform X3, which produces MELPRPRALETEGRKATHDFLSLYSSSPPVQQDPTPQQGGCLETHDFLLPLERVGKNGTKEENKVEMSVVDKLPTPAAEHHLPGGVGTYSISYFNQRGLKLEGEGSLYTMQASSAIRNDENSNSSSHIGSGFTLWDESAVKKGKTGKENFSAQRHVLQEAGLNMAGGQWTPALERPSQSSSNNKHNTATLGSFSSSQPTSSQKNHCFMNVIRSSKNDEECDDDDDKEFIIKKAPSFQSKANLSVKTEARTIDQKPNTPRSKHSATEQRRRSKINDRFQNLREIVPNSDQKRDKASFLLEVIEYIQFLQEKVIKHESSYSVWNHETSKIIQRRNCHMGEGVIDHSLWANTDSGPASALAARFEENKIRVSPAMPINGQNLVESDTSTATTFKEKAQQPELTSKAAPVHLPMQSSIFNLGRTSAVASPLSPQHASDMNKATSWIPSHVLQNRSCTDYWTRDKLKDQNLAIESGTISISSAYSQRLLSTITLALQESGIDLSQASVSVQIDLGKRSDGANSSTSTVKVRCLGTLFTRMMFHEMQVSAMNLAKL; this is translated from the exons ATGGAATTGCCTCGACCCAGAGCTCTTGAAACTGAAG GTAGAAAGGCAACCCATGATTTTCTTTCACTGTACTCATCGTCTCCACCGGTCCAGCAAGATCCAACACCTCAACAGG GTGGCTGTCTTGAAACACATGACTTTTTACTACCACTGGAACGGGTGGGGAAGAATGGGACAAAAGAGGAAAACAAAGTTGAAATGAGCGTCGTCGATAAGCTTCCAACGCCAGCAGCGGAGCATCATCTTCCTGGTGGAGTTGGCACATACAGCATCTCTTATTTTAACCAAAGAGGTTTAAAGCTAGAAGGAGAAGGAAGCTTATATACGATGCAGGCAAGTAGTGCCATAAGAAATGATGAAAACTCAAACAGCAGTTCTCATATAGGGAGTGGTTTCACACTGTGGGATGAATCTGCAGTTAAAAAGGGAAAGACAGGGAAGGAGAATTTTTCCGCACAAAGACATGTTCTGCAAG AAGCAGGTCTGAATATGGCGGGCGGGCAATGGACACCAGCGTTGGAAAGGCCATCACAATCATCTTCTAACAATAAGCATAACACCGCAACCTTGGGCTCTTTCTCATCTTCTCA GCCAACGTCATCTCAGAAGAACCACTGTTTCATGAATGTGATAAGATCATCTAAAAATGATGAAGAGTGTGATGACGACGACGACAAAGAGTTCATTATTAAGAAAGCGCCTTCATTTCAATCAAAAG CTAATTTGTCAGTAAAAACTGAAGCAAGGACCATAGATCAGAAGCCTAACACACCACGTTCGAAACACTCAGCAACTGAGCAACGTAGGAGAAGCAAGATTAATGACAG ATTTCAAAACCTAAGGGAGATAGTTCCTAATAGCGACCAGAAGAGAGACAAAGCATCGTTCTTATTAGAG GTTATTGAGTATATTCAGTTCTTGCAAGAAAAAGTAATCAAACATGAAAGTTCATACAGTGTCTGGAACCACGAAACATCCAAGATCATCCAAAGA AGGAACTGTCATATGGGTGAAGGTGTTATTGATCATTCACTATGGGCGAACACTGATTCTGGCCCAGCATCAGCGTTAGCTGCAAGGTTTGAGGAGAATAAAATCCGAGTCTCCCCTGCTATGCCAATCAACGGACAAAATTTAGTTGAATCGGACACAAGCACTGCTACCACATTCAAAGAGAAGGCTCAGCAACCTGAATTGACTTCTAAGGCAGCACCAGTTCATTTACCAATGCAATCAAGCATCTTCAATTTAGGCAGAACAAGCGCTGTAGCTTCCCCGCTCTCACCGCAACATGCATCAGATATGAATAAAGCCACATCATGGATcccatctcatgttcttcagaACAGGTCATGTACAGATTACTGGACCAGAGATAAGCTCAAAGACCAGAATTTGGCCATTGAAAGTGGTACTATCAGCATCTCAAGTGCCTATTCACAGAG GTTGTTGAGTACAATTACACTAGCGTTGCAGGAATCGGGAATCGATCTTTCTCAGGCCAGCGTCTCGGTGCAGATTGATCTGGGAAAGAGATCTGACGGTGCTAATTCTTCCACATCCACTGTCAAGGTTAGGTGCTTGGGCACCTTATTCAC CAGGATGATGTTCCACGAGATGCAAGTATCGGCGATGAATTTGGCCAAGCTTTAA